A window of the Helianthus annuus cultivar XRQ/B chromosome 4, HanXRQr2.0-SUNRISE, whole genome shotgun sequence genome harbors these coding sequences:
- the LOC110933969 gene encoding uncharacterized protein LOC110933969, whose protein sequence is MGDHIFPFFDNLRGNVSQKALELLVVEWKKLNALRAGGGSCGHQLSTGCGLPCACQMEWWENTGCKIPLAAIDKFWTKLDFSTEELNQDECNIQAEMDNLTQQLHTQPPLVVKSMLSKMKAVLNPSMIDHQPPEVQQDTRGRPTTKVKQQKNKDKQPESQRNDYTQKPNVRRSRSKKTKEEKNTLPIIDKDFRLAGHRYILFYFFANYGYKNVIERFKDWLPSSYRRYITHIEDAQPDGNCGFRSIAMGLGYDQKEWKWVRQELLDEMFINRMRWGHILESLDKGCYDNVYRSINWLNVEPAPMACWMWLPYTGLLVAQKFGVIVQHLSNGVCQTYFPMFDGPQVYPNHSILTIAYVEDSHFIMVKLADDSPMPIPNGLWNICRSMEAMEWETMYMSRIAQGRALLCSNRTRQKEVIDLC, encoded by the exons ATGGGGGACCACATATTTCCATTTTTTGACAACCTACGTGGTAATGTTTCCCAAAAAGCCTTAGAGTTATTGGTTGTCGAGTGGAAGAAGCTAAATGCGTTGAGGGCAGGAGGGGGGAGTTGTGGCCACCAGCTTTCTACGGGTTGTGGGTTGCCATGTGCTTGTCAGATGGAGTGGTGGGAAAATACAG GTTGCAAAATTCCACTTGCCGCGATAGATAAATTCTGGACAAAACTTGATTTTTCGACAGAAGAACTTAATCAAGACGAGTGTAATATTCAGGCGGAAATGGATAACCTCACACAGCAACTACATACGCAGCCACCTCTAGTGGTAAAAAGTATGTTGTCGAAGATGAAAGCGGTGTTGAATCCAAGTATGATTGACCATCAACCGCCTGAGGTACAACAAGATACTAGGGGCCGCCCAACTACAAAAGTAAAACAACAAAAGAATAAAGATAAACAACCTGAATCACAGAGGAACGACTACACTCAAAAGCCAAATGTGCGACGTAGTCGTTCAAAGAAAaccaaagaagaaaaaaatacaCTTCCAATTATAGATAAAGACTTTCGGTTGGCCGGGCACAGGTACATac ttttttatttttttgccaATTATGGGTACAAAAACGTGATCGAGCGTTTTAAGGATTGGCTTCCATCTAGCTATCGGAGATACATAACGCATATCGAAGATGCCCAGCCGGACGGTAACTGTGGGTTTCGATCCATAGCTATGGGTTTGGGGTATGACCAGAAAGAGTGGAAGTGGGTCCGCCAAGAGCTACTCGACGAGATGTTCATTAACAGAATGCGTTGGGGGCATATACTCGAATCATTGGACAAGGGATGTTACGATAATGTGTATCGGTCGATAAATTGGTTAAATGTTGAACCTGCACCTATGGCATGCTGGATGTGGTTGCCCTACACAGGGTTGTTGGTGGCtcaaaaatttggggtgattgtTCAACATTTAAGCAACGGTGTTTGTCAAACTTACTTCCCGATGTTCGATGGACCGCAGGTTTACCCGAACCATTCCATTTTAACGATTGCTTATGTCGAAGATAGCCATTTCATCATGGTTAAGTTAGCGGATGATAGCCCGATGCCAATACCAAATGGACTTTGGAATATATGCCGAAGTATGGAAGCTATGGAATGGGAGACAATGTACATGTCTCGTATTGCACAGGGTAGGGCGTTACTATGTAGTAATAGAACTCGACAAAAAGAAGTTATTGACTTGTGTTAG
- the LOC110937414 gene encoding probable F-box protein At2g36090, with protein MTVASITRMDSLNSDVFYDILRRVDGATLASAACACAAFKAISNEEKLWEDVCYSMWPSTKRDDVKTLISSTGGFKKFYADCFPLIVNKTVPEFGWGDYSEYPEEWTEAEYYGDYDELESVSPSDFVSIVDIKYKEKTICSKVLWGIPNASVQNGWFSDCPFRVDLFSYASRDEDHPGEVTLSVSDGLPPVTSLERERKDGKLWQELHNGIRVSWIMVNLKVKQAANLSSWYAVDGQRHWPTSEDYMLHFGSVVPVKDISPSHVVKCIITLRFQVTDIEGSGTHTTLNLTEICMKLGNMEGGHVNGRNSLFVLKEALSCDRSKDYGLVLESCRLYSKVQSEIIEEKIRYENRLERLYVVGGITAFVLLCCYFL; from the exons ATGACGGTGGCATCAATTACGCGCATGGATAGTTTAAACAGCGACGTCTTTTATGACATTTTGAGACGTGTTGATGGTGCAACACTAGCTAGTGCGGCGTGTGCTTGTGCAGCATTTAAAGCCATCTCAAACGAAGAAAAATTGTGGGAAGATGTTTGCTATTCAATGTGGCCTTCAACAAAACGGGACGATGTAAAAACCTTAATATCTTCAACGGGAGGGTTTAAAAAATTTTACGCAGATTGTTTCCCTCTTATCGTAAATAAAACTGTTCCAGAGTTCGGTTGGGGAGATTATTCCGAGTATCCAGAAGAATGGACCGAAGCTGAATATTATGGTGATTATGATGAGTTAGAAAGCGTTTCGCCATCTGATTTTGTGTCGATTGTGGATATAAAATATAAAGAGAAAACTATATGTTCAAAGGTTCTTTGGGGTATACCGAATGCAAGTGTTCAAAACGGTTGGTTTTCTGATTGTCCTTTTAGAGTTGACCTTTTCAGTTATGCTTCTAGAGATGAGGATCATCCAG GTGAAGTTACTCTTTCTGTTTCTGATGGTCTGCCACCAGTTACCTCATTAGAACGAGAAAGAAAAGACGGTAAGCTCTGGCAAGAGCTTCATAACGGGATCAGGGTGAGCTGGATAATGGTCAACTTAAAAGTCAAACAGGCTGCAAATTTGTCCAGTTGGTATGCAGTTGACGGTCAAAGACACTGGCCCACAAGTGAAGATTACATGTTACATTTCGGATCCGTTGTTCCCGTCAAAGACATTAGTCCTTCTCATGTAGTCAAATGCATCATCACTCTGAGGTTTCAGGTGACCGATATCGAGGGCAGTGGGACCCACACGACCCTCAACTTGACCGAGATTTGTATGAAACTAGGAAACATGGAAGGTGGGCATGTTAATGGGAGAAACAGTCTGTTTGTGCTTAAAGAAGCTTTGAGCTGTGATAGGAGTAAGGACTACGGTTTGGTTCTCGAGTCGTGTAGATTGTACTCAAAAGTACAGAGTGAGATTATAGAAGAGAAGATACGATACGAGAACAGGCTGGAAAGATTGTATGTTGTAGGTGGTATCACGGCTTTTGTGTTGTTATGTTGCTATTTTCTGTAA